Within Fusobacterium periodonticum ATCC 33693, the genomic segment AAGAAATATTTTTATTCCAAGAAAATATGAATATACTGATAAAAAATTACATGAATATAATTTTAAAATATGGATTAAAGATGTGTATATAACTGATAATGGTCAAATAACTAAAATTTGTATAACTTTAGGTAATAAAGGAATTGGTTTTAAAGAAAGTGGATTTGGAATTTTTTTATTTATTAATAAAAATAATTATGTAAAAATGAAACCATTTCAAGAAAATTTTATAATAGAAAAAATTACTCCAAAAATTATAAACGATAACGAAGATATTAAAATAGAAAGTGAAGCTTATACACGAATTAATGGACGAATTAGTGATTTATTTATAGGAATAGCAAAAAAATCTGGTGAACTTATTAATGAGATTTGTAAACTTAATAATAAAAATTATGAAGATGAAGATATTGTCTGGATTAGTTAAAGGGTGATATATGAATACATATATTTTTGATAAAGAGAAAATTAAAAATAAAAATTTATTTTGTTTAGAATATTATAAAAAAGAAGTAAGTAAAGAAGAAATAAAAAAACAGTATAAAGATAAAGAAATTGTTATTTATTATGGAGATTCTTATGTTTATTTTGACTGGTATTATGACGAAAGAAATGATGAAATAAAAGAAAAAACTAAATATTGGAAATTTAAGAATAATGAATATCAACTTCAAGATGGTGAATATACTGAAGTAAATAAAGAAGAAATATTTTTTAAACCTAAACCAATAACTGATAAACCATATAAATGGAATAAAAAAACAAAAGAATGGGAAATTGATACTGAAAAAGAAAAAGAACTTCAAAAAGAAGAAGAAGACAGAATAGTAAGAGAATATTTCCCAACAATAGATCTGTTAAAAGAAGAAATTTTAAGTGATGGTTTTGAATATCAAGGACACAAACAAAGATGTAGAGAGAAAGATATGATTTTTATAGCAAGTTCAATAATGACTTTAGAAAGTGCTGAAAAAAGGTTTGGAAGAAAAGATAAAATAAAATGGGCTTTTAATGATTTTGATTATGTAGACTTAGGGGTTGAAGAGCTTAAAACTTTACAATTAGTAGGAACACCATTTTTTCAAAAAGTTTATGCTGTTGAAAAAATTTTAAAAGCAAAAACTCCATTTAAAATTACAAAATCTGATTATTTAAAAGTTTTAAATAAAATTAAAATACAAACTGAAATGAAAAAAATAGAGGAAGTTAAAAATGATTTATAATGATTTGTATGATTTAGAAGGTTTTATTAGAATAAGCACTTTGAATGATCTGAAAACTAAAAACTTTAATTTAAAAGAAAATGACATTGTTTTTGTTGTTGAAAATTTTACATTTTATAAAGTAAAATTAAATGACAGCATCATTAATAATGATATTTTAGAAATTAATACCAAATTAAAATGTGAGAAATTATTAGCTGTAATTGATAAGCAAGAAGTTATAAAAAAAATAGAAGAATTAAATAATAAAAAAAGTGATGAAATTGATTTAGCAAGTAGCGATAACTTAGCAACATCCATGGCTGTAAAAAAAATTAATGATATTGTTAGTACAAAAGAACCAAAAATAATTAAAAAAACTGCTTTTAATTTAGATAAAACAGATAATTTTAATTTAGATGATACAAATTTATTAGGTACAGCTAAAGCATTAAAAGCGTTGTATGATGAACTGAATAAAAAAATTGATAATTTGAATTTGTGTCCTTATAAGGTTGGAGATGTTTATGTTACAACTAACACAGCTAATCCTGCTGATTTATGGAGTGGTACGAGTTGGACTAAATTAGAGGATAGATTTTTAAAAGCAACTAATAGTGGAGAAAATCCTAAGACAATTGGTGGAAGTAACTCAAAAACATTGACCGTTAATAATATGCCAATCCATACTCATAATGTGTGGATAAACGAAAGTGGTTATCATACTCACAGTCAAGAGGCTCATGCCCATACACAACCAGCACATAATCATGGGACTAACAATAGTACATATGGTGGTGGTGACCCAAATACAGCTGTTTATGGTGAAATGGGAGGTAGTGCTAATCAGGGTGATGGATTTTATACTAAATATGCAGGAGGAGAAAATACAGGATCGGCTCAACCTTATATTTATGGAAGTGGTAGCCACAACCACAGTGCAGGTATAGGATACAGTGGTGGTGGAAGTGCCTTTGATGTAACTCCTGCTTATTATGCTGTTAATATGTGGATTAGAATTAGTTGAGGAGATAAAGTATGTTTTATTATATAGACAAAGAAGAAGCTAAAAAAGGAAATTCATTAGTTTTGGCTGTAACAAATGAACAATATAATGATTATAAACAAAGATTTAATGATAAAGCTATTGAATTCCAAGGTGAAAATTTACCATTTTATATAACTTATAATGAAATTACAAATACAATAAGAGAAGCTACTGAGCTTGAAAAAATAGATAGAGGTCAATTAAAATTAGATGAAAATCAAGTTATTATAAATAACAAAATAATAACTTATAATAAAGATTTTCAAAAAATAATATCTGAAAAAATAGTAAACAAGGAATTAAAGGAATTGCTTGAAACAAATATTTTAACTATTGAAGAAATAAAAACAAAAAAAATAGAAGAAATTAAGAAAACGAGAGATGAATTTATAAATTCCGATTTAGAATTAGATGGATGTTTGATTCAAGTTAGAGATCAAGAAGATAGAGATAAATTTAATAGAATAATATTAGGTCTATTATTAGGGCAATTAAGAAAAGAAGATAAAGAAGAATGGAGACTGTCAGATAATTCATATATGTCTTTTACATATTCTAAACTTGCAGAAATTCCTACAATCTACTCTAACAGAGAAAGAGACGCCTTTAAAAAATTTCATATATTAGAAGAAAAATTAAAAAAAGCTAAAACAATAAATGAAATAGAAGAAATCTCTTGGTAGCATATTCAAATAATAATATTGATTTAACACATTATTAATGATAGTATTAATAGTGTGTTTTTTTATTAAAGTATAAAGGGGAGAAAATTATGTTTATTATTTTTAGTTTTATAGTTTTTATTTTTGTTATCATTTTTTTATTCAATAATTATCAAAAACAAAAAAAAGAAGCTGAAGAATTTAAAAAAACAGAAGAAGAAAAAGAGAATAGAAGAAAAGAAAAACTTGAGTGGTTTGAAAAAAATATAAAAGAAAAATATGAGCAATTAAAAATTTTAATTAACTTAATGAAAAATAAATACATAAAATTTTATTCTTTGGATTTTTATTTAAATGATTTTAAAGTAGTTAAATATAATGAAGAAAGAAATAAATTAAAAGAAGAATTAAATAATTTTTATGAATATAAAGAATTTATTCAAGATTATGATGTATATAATGACAAATTAGCTTCGATTATATTACTAGAAAAAGATGTTATTGAATTAAATAAAAAATACGTAAAAAAAGAGTTAGAGATTAATAAAGATTTTTTTTCTAATATTGATGGAAAATCACTAGATGAACAACAAAGAAAATCTATTGTAATTGATGAAGATAATAATTTGATTATTGCAGGAGCAGGTTCTGGAAAAACATTAACTATTTCTGGCAAAGTGAAATATTTAGTTGAAAGAAAAAAAATAAAACCAGATGAAATATTGTTACTGACATTTACTAGAGCAGCTGCAAATGAAATGACAGAAAGAATAAAAGAAAAATTAAAGATAAATATAGAAGCTTCTACTTTTCATAGTTTAGGAAATAAAATATCTGGTAATTTTGAAGATGATAGATATGATGTTTTACCTAGTCCATATAAATATATTAATGAAAAAAGCATCATTAAATTACTTTTAAAAAATAAAGAGACATCTGAAGCTTTAATTGATTATATTACATATTATACAAAAGATAATATAACAGAAATAGATGATAATTTTAAAAATAAAAGTGAATATTATGATTTAGTAGATAAACCTATACCGTTAAGTGAAAGTCTTAATGAAATTTTATACAATAGTTTAATTAATTTTAAAGCTTTATATATTTATGAAAATAAAGAAATAGAAAATTTTAATTTAGATTATTGTATGAATCTATTAAGAAGTACAGAAGTAAATGAAAAAATAAGATTAAAATTCAAAAGTTTATGGTTAGATAATTTGGAAATAACAAAATTTGAAGAAAAAATAATAAAAGAATATTTAATAGATAAAAAAATAAATTTAAAAGATAAAAAAGAAATATATACTTTTTTATTTCATACAACTATAAATGGATATAAGAAAACATTTAAAAAAATATCAGTTAAAAGTGAAGAAGAAAGAATTATTGCAAATTTCTTATATATGAACGGAATAGATTTTAAATATGAATATAAATATATGAATGGAAATTATAAAGAAACAGAAGATAGTTATAAAACGATAAGAAGTTATGCTCCAGATTTTTATCTTCCAGAATATGATATTTATATTGAACATTTTGGAGTTGATGAAAATATGAAAGCTCATCAATATAGTAACATAGAAAATAAAAAGTACGAAGATTCAATGGAATGGAAAAGAAAAATACATAAATTAAATAATACAAAATTAATAGAAACTTATTCTTTTTATCAACAAAAAGGTATATTAAAAGAAAAATTAGAAGAAGAATTACTTAAAAACAGAGTTGTATTTCAACCAATTTCTAGTGAAGAAATTAATTTAATGATTGAAGTTGGAAGTGGTAAAGAAGAAATAGGAGCTTTCTCTAAATTAGTTGTAACATTTTTAACTTTGTTTAAATCTAATAATTATAAAGAGCAAGAACTAACTAAATTTATTAATAAAGCTTATTCTTATTCTCCTTTTACAAGAGATAAACATTTATTATTTTTCAAGATGTTTAAACCTATTTTAGAATTTTATAATAATTCATTAAATAAAAACAAAGAAATAGATTTCTCTGATATGATTAATAAAGCAATAGATCATTTAAATAAAAAAACTAAAAAAGAAGTATTTGAACTTGGATTAAGATATAAATATATAATAATAGATGAGTTCCAAGATACTTCTGTTGCTAGATTTAAATTGGTGAAAGCTATAAGAGATAAAATTGATGATTGCAAGGTATTGGCTGTTGGAGATGACTGGCAATCTATATATAGATTTGCTGGTTCTGATATTAGTATATTTACCGAATTTGAAAAATATTTTGGAAAAACAGAAATTAATTTCATTGAAAAAACTTACAGAAACTCACAAGAATTAGTTAATATTGCTCAAAATTTCGTAATGAGTAATCCTAATCAAATAAAAAAGAATTTGAACTCTGATAAAAGACTAGAGATTCCTATTATATATGAAAAAACAAATTCAGATAATAAAAATTTTATTATTTATAACATAATAAAAAGTTTGTCTGAAGAATATGGAGAAAAAGAATGTTCTGTAACTATATTAGCCAGAATTAATTCCAATCTAGAAAAATTAAATTCTGAATTTTTCAAAGTAGAAAATAAAGATGATAAATTCAAAATATCTTTTAAAAAGAACAAATTAAAAAATATAAATTTAGATTGCAAAACTGTACATACTTCAAAAGGATTAGAAGCTGATGAAGTAATATTAATAGATGTTAATGATAATATAGTAGGTTTTCCAAATAAAATATTAGACGATTCTGTTTTATTCTATGTTTTATCAAAATCAGATTCTTATTTATATGGAGAAGAAAGAAGATTATTTTATGTAGCTCTTACTAGAACAAGAAATAGAACTTTTATTTTATTTGATGAAAATTATCCATCTATTTTTATTAGGGAATTATTTGATAATGAAGAGATGACTTTAGATGAGTATGGAGAAAAGAGGATTTGCAAAGCTTGTGGTTCTCATATGATAAAAAGAAAAAATTCTATAACTAACGAAGAATTTTATGGATGTTATCATTATCCAAAATGCGATTATACTGAACCTTTAGAAAATATAAATATTTGTCCTATATGTGGAAGTAAATTGTTAAAAAGTAAATTTGAAGAAAATTCTTATTATTGTAATAATTATAAAAGAGGAATTGAAAAACCTCATTATAAAACAGTTATAAAACCTTAAATATTTTAAAATTAATTCTTTTTTCTATTAAATTTTACAAAATAATATAAACATTATATATTTACTTATAACATTTTAATAAAAGGTAGGTAAAATATATGTATAATTTTGTAATTCAAAACGCACCTATCATTTTTACAATTTTAGGTGCATTAATAGTCGTTGGTGTATATTACTTATTTGGTAAAGGATCTAAACCTTTAATTAAGTTAGTTGATGAGGCTGTTGTTTTGGCTGAAAATTCTTTTAATTCTGGAGAAGGAAAACAGAAATTAGAATTTGCTTTTAACTTTATTGAAAAAAACTTAAATTTCCTTCCTTGGTATGTAAAATCTTTTGCTCTTTTGTTTCTTACTAGAAAAAGAATAATTGATTTAATAGAAATGTCGCTTAATAGATTATCTATAGCTTTCGGTTCTGGAAAAAAAGTTGATATTAAAGGTAACGAATAATATAAAATTAAAGCTCCTAAAAAAAGGAGCTTTTTTATTTTTAAACGTTATCTAACATTTGTTATTTTATTATTAATTATTTCTTTTATCATTTTTAAATTTAATTATCTAAAAATAATATAAAGTAATTAGCAACAAATTAGCAACAAAAAAACATTATAACAACAAAAAAGCCCTCAACTTTTTGTAAGTTCGGGCTTTTTTGTAGAAATTAAACTATAATTAAGGAAACGATACAAGATAAATATAACATTATTTAATTATTTTGTCAACAACTTTTTTGATTTTTTAATAAAATTTTTTTTAAAGTATTTTTTTTAATTTTATTATCTCATCAAATTATATTGGTATATATAGATTTTTTATTAAAAAATTTCTTAAAAATCATAAAATTTTTTTTCTTATTATTTCAAATATTATTAATAAAATAAAATTTTTACTATCAAATTTTTATATTTTATAGATATTTTTTATTTTTTCTAAAAACTAAAAACACTATAACTATAATAGCCATATTATTAATTATATAAGTGATATCTGCACCAATATATGATGATAGATAGCCTGCATATAAAACTTCCAAAGGAATCAATCCACCTGAAAAAAATGATAATAATGAAAAAAAGCGACTTTGATATTCAATCTCAACATTCTTTTGAAATGAGGATATTAATGGAACATTTACAAAAGTAGTTATCATTCCAAGTGAACTACTCCCACTTATAGAAGTGGGAGCTTCTTGGGAAGTATGTGCTTTTGTTAGCCACATATATTTACCAAGCTCTTTGGGTAGTCCCTACCCTGATATATTTTTCTAACTTACTTTTTCTTCTTTTAATATTTCTAAACCTTTTCTTAATATATTTATACTTGCATTATAATCTCTATCTATTTCTAGTCCACAATATTCGCAATGATATATTCTTTCTGATAATGTTAGGGTTTCTTTTATATTTCTACAACTAGAACAAGTCTTACTACTTGGATAAAATGTAGGTACTTTTATAATCTTTCTTCCATACCAGTTTGCTTTATATTCTAGTTGCCTTACAAATTCACTCCAACTTACATCTGATATACTTTTTGCTAATTTGTGATTTTTTAACATTCCCTTTATATTTAAGTCTTCTATACAGATTATATCGTGGTTATTGATAATTTTTATACTCAACTTATTTACAAAGTCTTTTCTTTTATTTCTAATTTTATTATGTATCTTTGCTACTTTTTTCTTTTGCTTTTGATAATTCTTACTATCTGATAGTTTTTTATCGCTATCTTTAGCAAGTTTACATCTCCTTGATAGTTTTCTTTGTTCTCTTTTCAGTTTTTTCTCATATTCTTTTGTTAGCTTCAAATTTTCTACTTTTGTACAATCACTCATTGTTGCAAATTCTTTTATTCCTAAATCTATTCCAATATTTTTATTAGTTTTTGGTAATTCTTCTATTTCTTCTTCACATAATATTGAAACAAAATAATGTTCAAGACTATTTTTACTTATTGTTACTGATTTAATTATACCTTTTATTTCTCTATGTAGTCTAATTTTAACTAGTGATTTTAATTTAGGAAGTTTTATATAGCTATCTTTAATATATATTGTNNNNNNNNNNNNNNNNNNNNNNNNNNNNNNNNNNNNNNNNNNNNNNNNNNNNNNNNNNNNNNNNNNNNNNNNNNNNNNNNNNNNNNNNNNNNNNNNNNNNNNNNNNNNNNNNNNNNNNNNNNNNNNNNNNNNNNNNNNNNNNNNNNNNNNNNNNNNNNNNNNNNNNNNNNNNNNNNNNNNNNNNNNNNNNNNNNNNNNNNNNNNNNNNNNNNNNNNNNNNNNNNNNNNNNNNNNNNNNNNNNNNNNNNNNNNNNNNNNNNNNNNNNNNNNNNNNNNNNNNNNNNNNNNNNNNNNNNNNNNNNNNNNNNNNNNNNNNNNNNNNNNNNNTTATAAACTTTTCTAACACAACCAAAGTTTTTTAAGAAAAAGATTACTTGTTCTAAGGTAGGATATATTCTGAATTTATATGCTTTTTTAATTGTCTTCATTTCCTCCTCCTTACTTGCTCCACCAACACTCAACACTGTAAAACTTCTACTCCAAAAATATTCATTTTTTATTACCTTTAACTGATTTAATTATATCATATTTTTGAAACAATTTCAAGAAAATAAAAAAGCAATTCATCCCCTACTTATAGAAGTAGGGGACTTCTTGCTAGATATTGTTAAAAATTGAAAAAATATAAATACTACAAAATATATGTAGTGGTTATATTTAAACAATACTATGGATAAGAAGCCTAATAAACACATCAGTAAACTATTTAATATAAACAATAATTTTAATTTCTGAAGAAATCTAAATTTCTTATTATAATAAATAAAAATTCCTGCAAACACACTTCCTACTCCATATGAAGTAGCTGAAAATCCAAATAATTTTTCTGATATTTCATATTTTTTAATTAAAATTCCAGGATTAATTATCTCATCACTATTTGCTATAAAAAAATTTAAAAACATTACTAATACAAAGAAATTTAAAATAATTTTATTACTTCTTATATAACTTATTCCTTCTTTAAAATCTCTAAAGAAACTTGATTCTCCTCTTGATATATTAAGATTTTTTTTATATTTTATAAATAATTCTTGTAAAAAAGATAAAAAATATCCTAAAGAAACTAGCATCAAAATTAGATTAAAATCAAATGTAGCAAATAAATAAGTTCCTATAACTGGTCCAATAATCATAATAGTATTTTCTATAAAACTTTGTAAACCATTATATTTTTCAAGTGTTTCAGTAGTATTAATTTCTGAAAATAGTACTTTAGAAGCTATTTCAAAAAATTTTGAAATAATATTAATAATCAATGAAATTAAAAATAAAAAAGTTAAAGAGCTAAAATTTTTAAAATATAAGAATAGAATAAAGTATAACATTGAAGTTAGAAAATCACATATCAAAATAATATTTTTTTTATTAAATTTTTCAATTATTGTTCCAATAAAAATAGAAATAATAGTTGTTGGGAGATTAACTGCTGCAAAGAAAATACCTGTTGTTTTTAGATTATTAGTAAGATTTAGTATATACAATGGTAAAACTATTAAATATACTGTACTACCAAATAAGGATACTGCCCTACCTAATAACAATAATCTTATATTACTTTCCTTGTTCTGCATTGTATCCTCCATAGATATTTATACTATTTTATAAGATTTTCCAATTTCAATATATTTTTTCATTACAGCACAAGCATCTTCAAAGCCTTTTCTTTCTCTTTCATCTAAAGGAAGTTCTAATATTTCTTCTATTCCATTACTTCCAATAATAGCTGGAACTCCTGTATAGAAACCTGAATATCCATACTCTCCATCTAAATAGGCACTACAAGGTAAAACTCTTCTTTCGTTATGGAATATTGCTTTTACTAAGTTAGAGCATGTACAACCTATGCCAAACTCTGTACAATTTTTTCCAGCAATAATATCCCAAGCTGTTCTAACTACTTGTTTTTCTAAAACAGATAGTTCTACTCCTTTAAATTGTTCTGGATGACTTTTCATATAATCTAAAAATGGAACTCCTTGTATTGTAGCACTTGAAAAATTTGCAACTTGTGTATCCCCATGTTCTCCTAACATATATGCTTGAATAACTTGACTATCAATATTTGTAACTTCACTTAAAATTCTCTTAAGTCTTGCACTATCTAAGCCTGTTCCTGTTCCAATAACTCTATTTTTAGGAAAGCCTGAAAGTTCTCTTACAAAATAAGTTACTATATCAACTGGATTAGTTATTGTAACAAAAATTCCATTGAATCCTGCTTTTACAACATCAGGAACAAAACTCTTTATAGCTTCTAACGAACCTTTTAATTCCTCCAGTCTTTGCTCATTTTTTGTTAAACTTCCAACACTGATTACAATTACATCCATCTTAGAAAGTTCTTGAATACCACCATCACGAATAATAGCTCTATGTGGAAGAAAACTTATAGTATCCATACAATCTATAGCATGGGCTTTTGCTTTTTCTGGAATAATATCCATTAAAACCATTTCATCACATACACCTTGTAGTAACATAGATAAAGCACAATGACTTCCAACATGTCCAACTCCAACAATTCCAACTTTTCTTGTTTCTAACATATTAAAAACTCCTTTCATTAAAAAATTTTATTAATTATAATATGAGAAAAAGATCCATCACAAAGTAAAAAGAGTGTGTTCTTAGCAATTCATATAGCTATTTAGGATATAACTTATTTAATTTCAAATTTTCCATCTTTTACAATAATAGCCTGACTATTATTTATAGCAATAATATTTAATTTTTCCTTATATTTTTTAACTATTTGTTTTGAAATTTCTTCAAAAGGAAATTCATTTAAGTGAGGAACCATATAGAAATCAACTAAATTTAATCCTGAATATTCTTTTAAGTCTTTTGCAATAGTTACATCATCCATTAAATTAGAATATTCTATATCTTTGGAAGTAATTATTGCACCTGCTGATTCTCCAATATATATCATTCCAGAATTAACTCTATTTTTTATAAAATCAATTAAATTTTTTCTTTTTAATTCTTGTAGTAAATAGAATGTATTTCCACCACCAATATATAAATAATTAGTTTTTTCTATCTTATTTTTAATAGTTTTTTTGTCTAGTTTTGAAATTTCTAAATCTTCCACTTCCATTCCTAGACTTTTAAATACTTCTTTTGTCTCATCAATTAAAAATTTAGTTTCCTCATCTATGTTGGCAGTTGGAATAAATAATACTTTCTTTCTTTCAGTATCATTATTCATAAAGTCCTTAAATGTATCTTTTACTCCTGCAAAATACGAACATAAAAATAAATTTTTCATTTTATTCCCCCAAAATTAATATTTGAAATATACCAAATAGGATCATAAGTCCAGCTCCTACTAAAGTTAAAATTTTATGTAATTTGAAATTTTCATCTTCAACCAAAGTCTTTTTAAAAGTATTAGCCAAAATTCCAAAAAATAATATTACTAAAAATATTCCTGTTGACATAGATAAAGTGAATAGAAATAAATTTTCACTAAGTCCAAAACTTTCTAAAAATAAAAGTACTGTCATTACTCCAGGGCAAGGACAAAGTCCTAAAACAATAGAAAAACCTAAAATATTTTTCACTTTAGTTTCATGGCAATGTTCACAACTTTTATTTCTTAAAATAGAATAAATGTTGTATAAACCAATTAAGATAATTAAAATTGATGCTATCAACCTCGTTCTATTGTCTAAATCATAGAATAATAGCATTGAAGCTTTATCTGATAAATTTATAATAAACTTCACTAATAAATAGGCTGATAAACCTTGTAAATATGCTATTAAAGATGATACTAAAAGCAATTTAGGAAAATTTAATTTTTCTTTTACTGAATATGTTAAAACTAAAGTTTTCCCATGACCTGGTCCTAAAGAATGGACTATTCCATATAAAAATGTAAAAAATAATATTGTATATACAACTTTATTATTTTCATTTTCTGTTAATTCACTTATTCTTTCAACTATTTCTTGTTGGTATATTGCTATTTTATACATAATTAAATTAAAATTTGAAATCAATAAATAAACTGATGCAATCGCAATTAATCCAACCAAATATTTTATAACTCTTTTCATCAAAATGTACCTCTAATCTAAAATTTTTTCTCCATTATTAAGATTTTATCATCAGAATCAATTTAAACATAATAACTGTTCCAAAAAAAGCTAGTAAAAAAACTCCAACTACTTTAAGTATTGTTCCTATTATATCTTTCATTCAAATGTCACCTCGTATTCATCTGGACTTACTAAATTAAAATAAAATTTAATTTTATTATTTGTAAAAAATTTCACTTTTGCCTTTAAATCTCTATTATCTGCTCTTAAAGAAGATAAATCATAGTCATAATTATAGTAATATTTTGTGTCATATAAAGCTATTGTTAATTTAGAGTTCTTTTCTATTTTTTCATCAATAGGAACAAAGAAATAAATTTCTAAACTATCATCTTCCAATTTTGCCTGTTCAAAAATTATATCGTTTTCCTTATAAGTCTTGTT encodes:
- a CDS encoding Type 1 glutamine amidotransferase-like domain-containing protein gives rise to the protein MKNLFLCSYFAGVKDTFKDFMNNDTERKKVLFIPTANIDEETKFLIDETKEVFKSLGMEVEDLEISKLDKKTIKNKIEKTNYLYIGGGNTFYLLQELKRKNLIDFIKNRVNSGMIYIGESAGAIITSKDIEYSNLMDDVTIAKDLKEYSGLNLVDFYMVPHLNEFPFEEISKQIVKKYKEKLNIIAINNSQAIIVKDGKFEIK
- a CDS encoding L-lactate dehydrogenase produces the protein MLETRKVGIVGVGHVGSHCALSMLLQGVCDEMVLMDIIPEKAKAHAIDCMDTISFLPHRAIIRDGGIQELSKMDVIVISVGSLTKNEQRLEELKGSLEAIKSFVPDVVKAGFNGIFVTITNPVDIVTYFVRELSGFPKNRVIGTGTGLDSARLKRILSEVTNIDSQVIQAYMLGEHGDTQVANFSSATIQGVPFLDYMKSHPEQFKGVELSVLEKQVVRTAWDIIAGKNCTEFGIGCTCSNLVKAIFHNERRVLPCSAYLDGEYGYSGFYTGVPAIIGSNGIEEILELPLDERERKGFEDACAVMKKYIEIGKSYKIV
- a CDS encoding RNA-guided endonuclease TnpB family protein, with product TIYIKDSYIKLPKLKSLVKIRLHREIKGIIKSVTISKNSLEHYFVSILCEEEIEELPKTNKNIGIDLGIKEFATMSDCTKVENLKLTKEYEKKLKREQRKLSRRCKLAKDSDKKLSDSKNYQKQKKKVAKIHNKIRNKRKDFVNKLSIKIINNHDIICIEDLNIKGMLKNHKLAKSISDVSWSEFVRQLEYKANWYGRKIIKVPTFYPSSKTCSSCRNIKETLTLSERIYHCEYCGLEIDRDYNASINILRKGLEILKEEKVS
- a CDS encoding phage baseplate protein; translated protein: MIYNDLYDLEGFIRISTLNDLKTKNFNLKENDIVFVVENFTFYKVKLNDSIINNDILEINTKLKCEKLLAVIDKQEVIKKIEELNNKKSDEIDLASSDNLATSMAVKKINDIVSTKEPKIIKKTAFNLDKTDNFNLDDTNLLGTAKALKALYDELNKKIDNLNLCPYKVGDVYVTTNTANPADLWSGTSWTKLEDRFLKATNSGENPKTIGGSNSKTLTVNNMPIHTHNVWINESGYHTHSQEAHAHTQPAHNHGTNNSTYGGGDPNTAVYGEMGGSANQGDGFYTKYAGGENTGSAQPYIYGSGSHNHSAGIGYSGGGSAFDVTPAYYAVNMWIRIS
- a CDS encoding DUF1007 family protein; amino-acid sequence: MLFLIFSFNIFAHPHVFFETALTLKTDNKKMEGVEIQLILDELNTKLNRKILKPDKDMNVEKGNIVFLKHLYKHIRIKYNNKTYKENDIIFEQAKLEDDSLEIYFFVPIDEKIEKNSKLTIALYDTKYYYNYDYDLSSLRADNRDLKAKVKFFTNNKIKFYFNLVSPDEYEVTFE
- a CDS encoding UvrD-helicase domain-containing protein; this encodes MFIIFSFIVFIFVIIFLFNNYQKQKKEAEEFKKTEEEKENRRKEKLEWFEKNIKEKYEQLKILINLMKNKYIKFYSLDFYLNDFKVVKYNEERNKLKEELNNFYEYKEFIQDYDVYNDKLASIILLEKDVIELNKKYVKKELEINKDFFSNIDGKSLDEQQRKSIVIDEDNNLIIAGAGSGKTLTISGKVKYLVERKKIKPDEILLLTFTRAAANEMTERIKEKLKINIEASTFHSLGNKISGNFEDDRYDVLPSPYKYINEKSIIKLLLKNKETSEALIDYITYYTKDNITEIDDNFKNKSEYYDLVDKPIPLSESLNEILYNSLINFKALYIYENKEIENFNLDYCMNLLRSTEVNEKIRLKFKSLWLDNLEITKFEEKIIKEYLIDKKINLKDKKEIYTFLFHTTINGYKKTFKKISVKSEEERIIANFLYMNGIDFKYEYKYMNGNYKETEDSYKTIRSYAPDFYLPEYDIYIEHFGVDENMKAHQYSNIENKKYEDSMEWKRKIHKLNNTKLIETYSFYQQKGILKEKLEEELLKNRVVFQPISSEEINLMIEVGSGKEEIGAFSKLVVTFLTLFKSNNYKEQELTKFINKAYSYSPFTRDKHLLFFKMFKPILEFYNNSLNKNKEIDFSDMINKAIDHLNKKTKKEVFELGLRYKYIIIDEFQDTSVARFKLVKAIRDKIDDCKVLAVGDDWQSIYRFAGSDISIFTEFEKYFGKTEINFIEKTYRNSQELVNIAQNFVMSNPNQIKKNLNSDKRLEIPIIYEKTNSDNKNFIIYNIIKSLSEEYGEKECSVTILARINSNLEKLNSEFFKVENKDDKFKISFKKNKLKNINLDCKTVHTSKGLEADEVILIDVNDNIVGFPNKILDDSVLFYVLSKSDSYLYGEERRLFYVALTRTRNRTFILFDENYPSIFIRELFDNEEMTLDEYGEKRICKACGSHMIKRKNSITNEEFYGCYHYPKCDYTEPLENINICPICGSKLLKSKFEENSYYCNNYKRGIEKPHYKTVIKP
- a CDS encoding helix-turn-helix domain-containing protein, producing MKTIKKAYKFRIYPTLEQVIFFLKNFGCVRKVY
- a CDS encoding nickel/cobalt transporter, with product MKRVIKYLVGLIAIASVYLLISNFNLIMYKIAIYQQEIVERISELTENENNKVVYTILFFTFLYGIVHSLGPGHGKTLVLTYSVKEKLNFPKLLLVSSLIAYLQGLSAYLLVKFIINLSDKASMLLFYDLDNRTRLIASILIILIGLYNIYSILRNKSCEHCHETKVKNILGFSIVLGLCPCPGVMTVLLFLESFGLSENLFLFTLSMSTGIFLVILFFGILANTFKKTLVEDENFKLHKILTLVGAGLMILFGIFQILILGE